GTGTATGTggcatttattttatcattattaagcTATCACAAACAGCCAAAGTTTCTTTGCCACGTGAATTGAAAATTCCTTGTTTTATACTACTAGTCCAAAACACATCATAACTAATCTTAGCCATTAAGTTAGGTAtaaaagtaatgctacatacaatttTAGAATATGTACGTACTCTTGTATACTtgatcatttgaaaaaaagtagatttattcttaaaaaaatcattttttatgagTCAAATGTATttagttttttcaaaatgaatgcatGTGACTTACACATCCTACGACTTagatatcatttatttaaatataatattttatatatatataattatcctaGAACATACAGGGATATGATACGTAGCTATACCGTACCCTAATCaatccatattttctttttttttcatttttcataaacatGAGTTTTTACAGCTGAAGAATCGAATTAGCAACCTAAAAACATAAAGAGGctctaaaaaataaaggaaattagaacaataaatcatattttttgtgCCTGTTGGGcacaaattaaattagatatcaaAGCGTGAAGTATGGGAAGCACTAGGCGCTAGTACGTACTGCTATAGTATATTGACTATTGATCAAGAGTCTTGTTCCACACATTATGAATTAATTCCAGTGCATGAAACggacatatataaattaagctaGCTTCTTGCGAAGAAGCCAGTCCTCCATTACATTATAGCTAGCATAAAGCTCATGGCTGACATAAGAAAGCATTAGTACTATAGTCCAAGTACtctagaaagaaattaaaagatcatcatgatgatcaggATCGATCGGTAATGGCAAAAAGGTTGTGAAATTAGCTAGGTAGCTCGAGTACTTTGGTTTATTCTCTTGAGTCTTGctagctttaattaattaaactccCATCAAGCTTTGCTTCGTGCATGATCGCGGCATAATTGGGGAATTAAGGAAGTGATCTCTGGTACTGCACCTCACCCCAAGGTTCACGTCAATCGCTAGCTAATTCGTCAACCatatatgaaaagttgaaaacaatACATACAATCTTCCTGCATGCAGGGTCGTCTTTGTGGAAATATTACTAATGGATTCAAGCCTAGCTAGCTATTCTCTGGTTTTTGTTTCTTAATATCCTTTCCAGGAAATTATGCACGCACTATTAAACTTCGGATGGAATTTAACGCGCGTTTATACATGCATGATGAGAAAAGTACCACAGGGAATTGATCATGATATAGCCAGCTCGCTAGTCACCTATCAAAGAAAAAGTAATCCCGAGAATATTATAGCAAAGTCGAAGGTgtcaaataacatatatatatatatatatatatatttatatatatatgcataatatCATGAACCGATAAGCTTAAAAGAttatagatcaaagaaaatgACTTCAGCAcgcctctatatatatatatatatatatttatatatatattcacaaattaATGTCTGCTtctataaagaaattattcaaattgtatatatacatgatcaaCACCTAAGTACTCAAGCTAGcagataaaataacaatatatatatatatatatatataattacaagtACGTTCCGGCCCCATCCATATTTGTTCAAGTTCATCATGTTGTGTATGTTTGTGATTAGTGGGCATAGCTAGCTTGGTTACATATTTAAAGCGATCATTAACATTAAGCTAGCCAATATTTATGAACTTTTGGACAAGCTAGCtatagctaattatatatattaatgttgtgtGAACTCGACATATGTTTTCTTCAAAGGTAAACTGaacaaatgaaaaacaaagaaattgagATAAGGACATGCTTATCATGTACGGCTATGTGAACGTACGTGTTGGATATTAAatgctcattttttttaacGCAGGAAACATACATATACATGTCTTCCAAACAGAAGTTGGTGTTAATGCATGCACGGCTGCCCAGTCAATATATCGTATAATCCAAGGATTTTATAGCTAGCCAGATCTGCAACCATAGGCTGCATGGGCCCTCCCATCATTATCACCAAGGAATATATAACTTGCAAAGCAAGCACATTGCATGTGAGTTTTGACCGAAAATTGTATCCAAATTGTCGTTAAATTTGACCTGTGAATCGTGGTTAAATTCTGTCGATATCAAAGTCGGACCTAGCTTCGATGGATATATTAATACCATGACCAAGTATATGAAAATTATCTTCATCATCAACCACTATTTATTATCTCACATTACAcaccccataaaaaaaataagagtaatactatacacCACATGtactctcatcctattttaatcatactaagtagtatgtagcacattcatcaccattaaatgataaaaaaatatgtaataaatgatcatttaatggtaaTAAATATGCAACATCTTACTTAATGGGattctttatcatttaatgttgataaatgtatcacatcttATTTAATGGGATGAAAGTCGGatgataatatgatatatagaatttttcatatatataatatgtatctattttttctaaaagttgttttctttttaaaaaaagaaaaaaaaaagcttaacatggataattaataattaatggtGTAtggaacaaaaagaaaggaaaataacatCTTTCTCctaaatttttctataattgaTTAGTACACAAGCTTTTTTCCTCCATTAAttcccattatatatatacttttattaaGATATACATGAGGTAGCGTGAAAGGAGCAAGTGGTATAGAACTGATGCCTAGCTAAGAGGGTACAGCATGGGTGATGATATTGGGTCAAAGATAGCGCCAATCTTAAATCAtaagaaaacacaaaataatctTCCCAAGTGATTCTGCTTCACGAATTTATGACCAACCACGTTtgtattttgaaagttttgacCAAGTATTTGGCGTCACCTCAAAGCTGCAAAATCTTTGATTAATCAGCGGAGAACTTTTGTTTGATTTGAACATTTGCTATATTTCTTTATATGCTGCCATCATTGAAAGCAACCATCGATCCTTTCTGaatgtttatcatttttatgaTCTAGAAGTACACCATGTATAATACAAAATCCAATTTCAAACCCAAGTTGGAAGCATGTCTATTGATTAAAGGAGAATAATGACCAGATCAGAGGATGAAGCTCGACAAGcaatacgagagagagagagagagagcataaaTTAAAGCTTAAAGGAAAATTATTATACAAGTTGCAATTAAATGAACAGGGTACAAAATTTACAGTACCACCACTGCAAATGAAACAGAAATCATGTACAAAATTGGGATAACAAACTGAATTCAAACCCATCTAATAATCTTCATATGAAGccgaaacttaaaaaaattttaagtttctcaattttctctttctaCTCTACAGTAATTTCTAGTATGGTTGTAAGTCTGGGTTTTTTGTATCTCCTAAGAAGCAAAGAAGAGCATACTACACTTACAGATGAGAGAGCCATGCATGCACCAGCCGCCCATGGTGGTAACTTAATCCCCAGAGATGGATAGAAAACCCCAGCAGCAATAGGGATCGCAACCACATTGTAACCCATGGCAAACACATAATTCAATCTGATACGTGAAAAGGTCTTCCGCGAGATATCAATGGCTGTAATTACATCTTCCAAGTTATTTCTCATCAATACATAATCCGCTGCTTCTATGGCAATATCTGTCCCGGCCCCAATTGCCATACCAACATCAGCTGCAGCTAGAGCAGGGGAGTCGTTGATACCATCACCCACCATTGCAACTACGCTCCCATCTTTTTGGAATGATCGTACAACATCAGCTTTTCCTGCTGGCATTACCTCTGCCCTTACATCTCGAATGCCAACCTGCCcagcataaatatttttttgtctttatagTTGACATATGATATCAATTTGTATCCCACAAATTTAATTCTGTCTGCATAGAATAGCTAATCCACTAAAATTAATAATGGATAATTACTTAAGAACCATATGTTTGATGCTAAGTTcctttaacaatattttttttttttggtaagttccaataacaatatttatatagaaattaacaAGAAAACCATTTTCCCCAACGATATTGAGGATAAAACGTTGGTTAGAGTCTAATTTATTGGGACCCTAAAAAAGACATTAGCATTTCTCTAATATCATAATTCTAAGTTAAGGGTTTGATAGTGAAAAATGGGTGTTTAAATTACTAAGAAATAAAACTTTATACCTCCTTAGCAACTGCCCTAGCTGTTCTCCAGTTATCCCCAGTGACCATGGCTGTCCCAACACCCATTTTCCCAAGGCCCTCCACTACCACAGCAGCTTCTCTCTTTAGTGGGTCAGCAACTCCCAAAACTCCAATTAAGGTATTGTCATATGCAACGAGTATTCCAGTCTTGGCACTTTCTTCCAGATCTACTATGAAACTTTCAACATCGGTTGGGATAGCCATTCCATTTTCAGTTATTAGCTTCCGGTTTCCAACCTTTTTAGGATAAGTCACCTCCAATAAGCAAAATTATGAagcatatttgaaaataaatcgATATTTGCAAATTTCAATGAAAAGAAAACTCACCAGGACCCTTTTCCCATTTATAAAGCAATTGACACCTCTTCCTGGCAGAGCATAGAATTCTGACACGTCAAAAAGCCATCCAGAAGTTGAGtctttgatattattttcaGCATCCTTGGTTTCAGAAGACTCAtcaaagaaatggaaatggcGTGCATATTCCACTATTGCTTTAGCCAATGGGTGCTCACTGCTAGCCTAAGACgggaaaataaacaaatcaagaTAGCTTCTGGTATGGTGGTATTGCttgatattttgatgaaattctaaACCCCGCCTCCCCCCCCCcggcggagagagagagagagtaatgcaatgagaagaagaaaatgaaaaactaaaatgtttGTATCTGCCCATCTATGCCGTTAATCCGAAATAGCAAAACATCTAAATACTGTATTAAAAGCAAGCTGTCTGTTTCACAGCGGTTAAAATAGTATGGTAACTATTTTGCTTTATATCATTACGATGTTATGAGGTCTTCTTTGGAATTTCTTGAGGCACCATATTTGGACCAAAAATAGGAAAAcatgaaaaagacaaaaagtaTGTGTTTGAGGGAAAAGAAGGAAACTTGTAAGGAAATTGGAAGTCACCTCTGCAGAAGCCACCAATCTAAGGAATTCTCCACGATCCATTCCTGCAAAAACTTTTGCTGTCGTAACTGTGGCTTTTCCCTGGGTTAGGGTACCTGTTTTATCAAATATCACATACTTAATCTTTTGAGCCCTTTCCAAAGCATCTCCTCCTTTTATCAGGACACCATTATTTGCCCCAACCCCTGTTGCAACCATGACAGCAGTTGGCGTTGCCAAGCCAAGAGCACATGGACATGCAATAACCACAACCGATATTGAAAACATGAGGGCAAATACGAAGTGGTTTCCATTTTCCGGTAGCCATTGTTCTGGGTAAGCTCCAAGAGATCCACTAATATACCTAGAGACAATGggcaaaagaaaatatttaataaaaaggaGGCACAACCATTTTAACTATATGGAATAAAATTACTATCCACAAGTGCATGGCAGCATCCTCAAGAAAATGTGAACTCACCAAACCAATAATGTTAACAATGACATGGCAACAACTGTAGGAACAAATATGCTCGCTACCTGCATGTACAAAGACAACCAAGATAGGACCAATGATTGATACCAGTGTATATTATAACATCAATCTATAATTTcgaaaataaaattcaagaactGACTGCAGAAAAATGAGGGGAAAAAAGAACCCAGAAAATAAGGAAAGTAGCGTAAAGTCTATCATGCacaaattgtttatatatttacgaTGAACTTTCAATGAGGTGTTAATCATTATGGTAGCTGATCCAATCAGCCTCTGAAAGGCTTGCACAGAAAGATGCATATCATGTCTCATTCAAAATTAGGGTACTGACTCATTGATACTCAAACTCAACACAGGTACCATGTAACTAAGCTATGCAACAGAGGCTTAGGACTGGATAAATCCATCTCCACCAGAATACAGTAATCCCAGTAAGATTGGTCAGGAAAATACACCTGGGAATAAAACATGACCTTTATAAAAGGCAAAAACCAAGTGGAAGAGTAAAAGCTATCCATTCTGAAGGTATTTTTTAGGAAGGAGAAGGGGATCATATTCTGCCATTTATAAGAATGGAAAGGTAGAAggcatacatatatatcatgaatGTCAAAAAATGACAGGTTGGCTATACAATAAGCACAAAATAATTGCTATTCACTCATCGTCACTTGCCAAGCTATAATGGAATGAGTCATCTTACACCGTATAGATTGCTTTTTCAGGTGACTTTAAAATGcattcttttctcattttcaaagcaAGACTGGAGGAAAAGCATATACTCATATGACGCCTATATAGAGGATATAAATAGAACGAGCATGACAAGATTACAGTCAGACAATATCCATAACACTTACAAAATCAGCAAACTTCTGAATAGGAGCTTTTGACATCTGGGCTGTCTCAACCAAGCTAATTATCTGGCTTAAAACTGCATCACCTCCTACTTTAGTAGCTTGTATGTGAAGGGCACCATGTAAATTTATAGTACCTCCAATAACTGATGAATTGACTTCCTTTGAAACAGGTACAGATTCACCGGTTACCATCCCCTCgttaacataacttgaacccCATACAACTACACCATCGGCAGGAACCTTTGCACCAGGAAGAACTTTTAAAGTGTCGCCAGGCTGAATTAGCAAAGCATCTATTTCCCGTTCTCCAACACTCCTTCCAActgaaaaccaataaaattaaaagcggttacatttttattaaaaagcgTAAAAGGCGCAACTCAAGTACacaagacatatacaagagaGGCACCTATCTAGAAAAAAGCATTGTGAATTGAGATTGttctataaaattttggaaTCAACTTTTTACCCTActcaatgtaaaaataaatgataaaagatagatacaatttcaaaattttactaAAACATCAAGGCTTCAACCATTCTGATGGGCAAATTGAAATACATCACCCTCtatttaaaagaagaagaagaagaaaaaaaggaagacaCGTGCAAACAAACCTTTGTCTTTGACAAGTAACACTGCTGTTGCTGGTGCAAGTTCCACTAACTTCTTGATGGCATCTGAGGTTTTTCCTTTGGCAAGACACTCCAGATACTTCCCAAACAATACAAATGTTATCAGCATTGCACTTGTTTCAAAGTACGTTGGGGACCAAAATCCAGTCACTGCACCATATAGAAGAGCACATATAGAGTAGAGGTAAGAGGCTGAAGTTCCCAATGCAACCAAAACATCCATGTTAGTTGAACCATTCCGAAGAGCTCTGGCAGCTGCAATGTAGAAGCGCTTTCCAACAACAAATTGGACAAGACTCACCAATGCCCACTTCAACCAATCCTCCATTTGGAAGGGCCCACATCTCCAAAGCAAAAAGGAATACACCGGTGGTATGTGAGGACAAACTACCCTTATGAGAAAGACAGGAATCTGGAGCCAAAGGAAGGATTAATTTAAAAGGCAAGAATAGAAACTGTAGTATCATTGGTGTCTGCATGGGCTACAAAATCATTTTGTAAACCATTTGAAGGATgcatttttataagtaataatttatttttacattaaattagACTCACATCTTCTAGCACTCCAAACTACCAACTCCTAGGGTGTAGGTTGGGGCGTGTGACACATTGCAATTCAAAAACATTCATATCAACTAGTATCATCTAGATTTCCAAAAGATACTGATAAATTATAAGATATTACATTGAGATATGAGTGCAATTCTCAATGTAAGATAGACAAAGGCTCAACCCAACTTAACCCTACTAACTGGCATGGACTCAAAAGGAAACATATCCAGGCATCATGACTTAGTTTCTGTTGGCATTATGTTGTAACTATCAGGAAAATGACAACATAAAGgaagcaaaatacaaaaagaaatatattccATATATTGAATCATGTCAATGAAAGAAAATACTTACACTGAGAAACAAGCTAGAGGCAAAAAGCCAAAACATATTTGAAGCTTCTTCAACATCTTTGGAAGTCATTCTTGCATAAGGGCTTGTTACGTGTAATTTAAACTTCCCATTGGATTGTCCCTCAATCCCATCAACTAAAGATCTGGAGCTGACAATTTCAGGATCAAAGAGAATTTCCACTTCTCTCGATGTTTTGTCAAAACGAAATTGTCTAACGCCTTTAAAGTGGCTTACTATGCCTTCTAAATGCTGTCCGTCCATCTCATTGTATATGCCAGCAACCCCAAATATGATTTTGTCCTGCTCACTGCTCTGTACAAGTGAAGCTTCAAAACCAGCATCTTCAATTGCATTGACAATTTCATCCTTACTAATCACAAGGGGGTCATACTCAACTTCCCCCAAGGAAGTGGCCAAGGCAACTACTGCCTTTTTGACACCAGGCAGATTTCTTAAAATACCTTCAACAGAATTTACACAGGCTGCACACGTCATACCTCCAATTGAGAACTGCCCTAATAGGGTTCCATGTGGATTTGTCCCAAAAGTACTGGGTTCAGGTAGAATCTCAGCCTCAAAGCCCGCATCCTCAATTGCATTCTTAATGTCTTCATCCTAAATTAAAACAAGTCACAAAATGCTTCAGTATTTTACAAATCCACGGTTCTCTGTGCCCATTTGGCAGATATAAACTTCTATGCAAGGTATTTTCACATGCAGCCAGACAGGAAGACGATTAAGGATTTCATAAGGATGCCCACAAACTCTATAACAGAAACCGACCGTTATCAGAAgtattaaaacaaatttttacaatcttttaaAGTTTTCTCGTGTTGTCTAGAACTCATTACGTTCCATCAATTCCTCTCCTCTCATATAGCAGTGCCTTTCAAAAAGTTGGCCTTCTGGAAAATTTGGTCCAGCTTTGTCTCTCCCTAGTTTGGAAATTCAAGAAGTACAGTTGTGTCCAGTGGCAGCTAAAGGAATGGAGGCAGGCACCTATCCTGTAGGCGTGATTTATAGTTAATTTGACAGGCAAGTTTAAAATCTAACAATCAAGTTTTCTTTGGGTGTTTCTCATGAATACTTTGCCAGGTATTAGAGTGGCACCCCTTTATTTCGTTTTTCCTCTTAATGGTTaacttacccaaaaaaaaaatcatcacaatTTCTAATAATTGCATGGCTGATATCACAATCTTGTTCaactgaaaaaaaatgaaaacattatATGCCATATCAAGATACAAAC
This genomic interval from Juglans regia cultivar Chandler chromosome 3, Walnut 2.0, whole genome shotgun sequence contains the following:
- the LOC109002521 gene encoding copper-transporting ATPase RAN1-like, producing the protein MAPSLKDLQLTKVAGAGGRIFDSDDSGDLEDVRLLDSYDDGDSFNKIEAGIRRVQVSVSGMTCAACSNSVEGALNSVNGVLRASVALLQNKADVVFDPMLVKDEDIKNAIEDAGFEAEILPEPSTFGTNPHGTLLGQFSIGGMTCAACVNSVEGILRNLPGVKKAVVALATSLGEVEYDPLVISKDEIVNAIEDAGFEASLVQSSEQDKIIFGVAGIYNEMDGQHLEGIVSHFKGVRQFRFDKTSREVEILFDPEIVSSRSLVDGIEGQSNGKFKLHVTSPYARMTSKDVEEASNMFWLFASSLFLSIPVFLIRVVCPHIPPVYSFLLWRCGPFQMEDWLKWALVSLVQFVVGKRFYIAAARALRNGSTNMDVLVALGTSASYLYSICALLYGAVTGFWSPTYFETSAMLITFVLFGKYLECLAKGKTSDAIKKLVELAPATAVLLVKDKVGRSVGEREIDALLIQPGDTLKVLPGAKVPADGVVVWGSSYVNEGMVTGESVPVSKEVNSSVIGGTINLHGALHIQATKVGGDAVLSQIISLVETAQMSKAPIQKFADFVASIFVPTVVAMSLLTLLVWYISGSLGAYPEQWLPENGNHFVFALMFSISVVVIACPCALGLATPTAVMVATGVGANNGVLIKGGDALERAQKIKYVIFDKTGTLTQGKATVTTAKVFAGMDRGEFLRLVASAEASSEHPLAKAIVEYARHFHFFDESSETKDAENNIKDSTSGWLFDVSEFYALPGRGVNCFINGKRVLVGNRKLITENGMAIPTDVESFIVDLEESAKTGILVAYDNTLIGVLGVADPLKREAAVVVEGLGKMGVGTAMVTGDNWRTARAVAKEVGIRDVRAEVMPAGKADVVRSFQKDGSVVAMVGDGINDSPALAAADVGMAIGAGTDIAIEAADYVLMRNNLEDVITAIDISRKTFSRIRLNYVFAMGYNVVAIPIAAGVFYPSLGIKLPPWAAGACMALSSVSVVCSSLLLRRYKKPRLTTILEITVE